The proteins below are encoded in one region of Micromonospora sp. DSM 45708:
- a CDS encoding ISL3 family transposase produces the protein MRSVRVWARLFGVEQAVVEGVEFDAVEQVVVARVRVARGARRRCPFCRRRCPGYDAGVRRRWRALDLGVVRAVIEADAPRVSCRVHGVVVAAVPWARHGAGHTRAFDQAVAWLAVHAAKSVVSRLMRISWRTVGAIIARVWADSGAAVDRLDGLRRIGIDEVSYKKGHRYLSVVVDHDTGRLVWAAAGKSAATLHEFFDLLGPERAAAITHVSADGADWITTVVRRRCPNAVRCADPFHVVAWASDAVDRVRRQVWNAAAGRGTGRRGVAVGEARLVKNTRWALWKNPDNLTGAQRATLDWIAKNHPRLHRAWALKEGLRYVFTLAKTSPTTAVQALDQWIGWARRSRIDIFVDLQRRVVRHRDAIIASLEHGLSNGRIESVNAKIRLITRMAFGFHSPHALIALALLSLGGHRPQLPNR, from the coding sequence GTGCGTTCGGTAAGGGTATGGGCTCGGTTGTTCGGGGTCGAGCAGGCGGTGGTGGAGGGTGTCGAGTTCGATGCGGTCGAGCAGGTGGTGGTGGCTCGGGTGCGGGTGGCTCGGGGTGCTCGGCGGCGGTGTCCGTTTTGCCGGCGGCGGTGTCCTGGTTATGACGCGGGGGTGCGTCGGCGGTGGCGGGCGTTGGATCTGGGGGTGGTGCGGGCGGTGATCGAGGCCGATGCGCCGCGGGTGTCGTGTCGGGTGCATGGGGTGGTGGTCGCGGCGGTGCCGTGGGCCAGGCATGGGGCGGGGCATACCCGGGCGTTCGATCAGGCGGTGGCGTGGTTGGCGGTGCACGCGGCGAAGTCGGTGGTGTCGCGGTTGATGCGGATCAGTTGGCGCACGGTGGGTGCGATCATCGCGCGGGTGTGGGCTGATAGCGGCGCAGCGGTGGATCGCCTCGACGGGTTACGTCGTATCGGTATCGACGAGGTCAGCTACAAGAAAGGCCACCGGTATCTGAGCGTGGTGGTGGATCACGACACCGGCCGGCTGGTGTGGGCCGCTGCGGGCAAGAGCGCGGCTACGTTGCACGAGTTCTTCGACCTGCTCGGACCCGAGCGGGCAGCCGCGATCACCCACGTGTCGGCTGACGGCGCGGACTGGATCACCACCGTGGTGCGCCGTCGTTGCCCGAACGCGGTGCGCTGCGCCGACCCGTTCCACGTCGTGGCCTGGGCCAGCGACGCCGTGGACCGAGTCCGCCGGCAGGTATGGAACGCCGCCGCCGGTCGGGGAACAGGCCGTCGCGGTGTCGCCGTCGGCGAAGCGCGGCTGGTGAAGAACACCCGCTGGGCGTTGTGGAAGAACCCGGACAACCTCACCGGCGCACAACGGGCCACCCTCGACTGGATCGCCAAGAACCACCCCCGCCTACACCGAGCCTGGGCCCTCAAAGAAGGCCTGCGCTACGTGTTCACCCTGGCCAAAACCAGCCCCACCACAGCGGTCCAAGCCCTCGACCAATGGATCGGCTGGGCCCGCCGCAGCCGCATCGACATCTTCGTCGACCTGCAACGCCGCGTGGTCCGCCACCGCGACGCCATCATCGCCTCGCTCGAACACGGCCTGTCCAACGGCCGCATCGAATCCGTCAATGCCAAGATCCGCCTCATCACCCGGATGGCCTTCGGCTTCCACTCACCCCACGCCCTCATCGCCCTAGCCCTACTCAGCCTCGGCGGCCACCGCCCCCAACTCCCCAACCGATGA
- the mutM gene encoding bifunctional DNA-formamidopyrimidine glycosylase/DNA-(apurinic or apyrimidinic site) lyase encodes MPELPEVETVRQGLAEWVVGRRITAVEVRHPRAVRRHVPGGAHFADVLAGRTITDVRRRGKYLWLPLDSGDAVIGHLGMSGQLLLQPVGAADELHLRVRFRFADDGPELRFVDQRTFGGLSVSDGGAELPAEIAHIARDPMDPEFSDDAFVAALRRRRTEVKRALLDQTLISGVGNIYADEALWRAKLHGARPTDALTGPAALRLLGHVRDVLGEAIKQGGTSFDELYVNVNGESGYFDRSLNAYGREGEPCPRCGAPIRREAFMNRSSYSCPRCQPRPRGSLRG; translated from the coding sequence GTGCCTGAGCTGCCCGAGGTGGAGACCGTCCGGCAGGGGCTGGCCGAGTGGGTGGTCGGCCGACGGATCACCGCCGTCGAGGTGCGCCACCCCCGGGCGGTACGCCGGCACGTGCCGGGCGGCGCGCACTTCGCCGACGTGCTGGCCGGCCGGACGATCACCGACGTCCGCCGCCGGGGCAAATACCTCTGGCTGCCGCTGGACAGCGGGGACGCGGTGATCGGCCACCTGGGCATGTCCGGGCAGTTGCTGCTGCAACCGGTCGGCGCGGCCGACGAGCTGCACCTGCGGGTCCGGTTCCGGTTCGCCGACGACGGTCCGGAGCTGCGCTTCGTCGACCAGCGCACGTTCGGCGGGCTGTCCGTCTCCGACGGCGGGGCGGAACTGCCGGCCGAGATCGCGCACATCGCCCGGGACCCGATGGACCCGGAGTTCTCCGACGACGCGTTCGTGGCCGCGCTGCGTCGCCGGCGTACGGAGGTCAAACGGGCGCTGCTCGACCAGACGCTGATCTCCGGCGTGGGCAACATCTACGCCGACGAGGCGCTGTGGCGGGCGAAGCTGCACGGCGCCCGGCCGACCGACGCGCTGACCGGTCCGGCGGCGCTGCGGCTGCTCGGCCACGTGCGGGACGTGCTCGGCGAGGCGATCAAGCAGGGCGGCACCAGCTTCGACGAGCTGTACGTGAACGTCAACGGCGAGAGCGGCTACTTCGACCGGTCGTTGAACGCGTACGGCCGGGAGGGGGAGCCCTGCCCGCGTTGTGGCGCGCCGATCCGGCGGGAGGCGTTCATGAACCGTTCCTCCTACAGTTGCCCGCGCTGCCAGCCGCGGCCCCGGGGCAGCCTCCGGGGATGA
- the rnc gene encoding ribonuclease III gives MTNDKRRRAPVSHLEAAFGVSLDPELLERALTHRSYAYENGGLPTNERLEFLGDSVLGVVITTALFHNHPDLPEGQLAKLRASVVNMRALADVARGLGPDGLGAYLLLGKGEEATGGRDKASILADTLEALLGAIYLQYGLDTAAIVIHRLFDPLMAESAGRGAALDWKTSLQELTAALGLGVPEYRIEGTGPDHLKTFTAWVVVAGNRYGGADGRSKKEAEQRAAESAWRMLTEQAEATARAEAEARAEAEARASAGAVDPEAAVDPEDAEAGAGRA, from the coding sequence ATGACCAACGACAAGCGGCGGCGTGCGCCCGTCAGCCATCTGGAGGCGGCCTTCGGGGTGTCGCTCGACCCGGAGCTGCTGGAACGCGCCCTGACCCACCGCTCGTACGCGTACGAGAACGGCGGGCTGCCCACCAACGAGCGGCTGGAGTTCCTCGGCGACTCGGTCCTCGGCGTGGTGATCACCACCGCGCTCTTCCACAACCATCCGGACCTGCCCGAGGGGCAGTTGGCGAAGCTGCGGGCCAGCGTGGTCAACATGCGCGCGCTGGCCGACGTGGCGCGTGGCCTGGGCCCGGACGGGCTGGGCGCGTACCTGCTGCTGGGCAAGGGCGAGGAGGCCACCGGTGGCCGGGACAAGGCGAGCATCCTGGCCGACACGCTGGAGGCGCTGCTCGGCGCCATCTACCTCCAGTACGGCCTGGACACCGCCGCCATCGTGATCCACCGCCTCTTCGACCCGCTGATGGCGGAGTCGGCTGGGCGGGGCGCGGCGTTGGACTGGAAGACCAGCCTCCAGGAGCTGACCGCCGCGCTCGGGCTGGGCGTGCCGGAGTACCGGATCGAGGGCACCGGACCGGACCACCTGAAGACGTTCACCGCCTGGGTGGTGGTGGCCGGCAACCGGTACGGCGGCGCGGACGGGCGCAGCAAGAAGGAGGCCGAGCAGCGGGCCGCCGAGTCGGCCTGGCGGATGCTCACCGAGCAGGCGGAGGCGACCGCGCGGGCGGAGGCCGAGGCGCGGGCCGAGGCCGAGGCACGCGCCTCGGCCGGGGCGGTCGACCCCGAGGCGGCGGTCGACCCGGAGGACGCCGAGGCGGGCGCCGGCCGTGCCTGA
- a CDS encoding MFS transporter: protein MSSDVSTGTVRTNVPARLDRLPWSRWHWMIVIGLGTVWILDGLEVTIVGNLSGKLAEPGSGLDITQSQVTGLAAALYVAGACTGALFFGWLTDRFGRKKLFLLTLGLYLVATALTALSFDTWWFFLFRFLTGMGIGGEYAAINSAIDELIPARHRGRIDIIINGTFWLGAALGALLTVPLLNGLPTNLGWRVAFGLGAVLGVVILLVRRHVPESPRWLFIHGRADEANHLVDSVEAEVERETGRDLAEADNYIEIRQRKSTNFLEIAKTLFRRYPKRATLGFSLFIGQAFLYNAITFGFAQILQTFFDVPPGSSGYYFAVIAVGNLLGPLLLGKLFDTVGRVPMIAGSYLGSGVLLLGTAWLFHSGVLSAVTMTACWCVVLFFASAGASAAYLTVSEIFPMETRAMAIAFFYAIGTAAGGITGPLLFAKLVGSGQVGDTVLAFVIGASIMIIGGLVELALGVKAEGKSLEDLATPLSAEQAGVPSQRGADSPTPTTGASAG, encoded by the coding sequence ATGAGCTCCGACGTGTCGACCGGCACCGTCCGGACCAACGTCCCGGCCCGCCTCGACCGGCTGCCGTGGTCCCGCTGGCACTGGATGATCGTCATCGGTCTCGGCACGGTGTGGATCCTCGACGGCCTCGAGGTGACCATCGTCGGCAACCTCTCGGGGAAGCTGGCCGAGCCGGGCAGCGGACTGGACATCACCCAGAGCCAGGTCACCGGCCTGGCCGCCGCGCTCTACGTGGCCGGCGCGTGCACCGGCGCGCTCTTCTTCGGCTGGCTCACCGACCGGTTCGGCCGCAAGAAGCTGTTCCTGCTGACGCTCGGGCTCTACCTGGTGGCCACCGCGCTCACCGCGCTCTCGTTCGACACCTGGTGGTTCTTCCTGTTCCGGTTCCTCACCGGCATGGGCATCGGCGGTGAGTACGCGGCCATCAACTCGGCCATCGACGAGCTGATCCCGGCCCGCCACCGCGGCCGGATCGACATCATCATCAACGGCACGTTCTGGCTCGGCGCGGCGCTCGGCGCGTTGCTGACCGTACCGCTGCTCAACGGCCTGCCGACCAACCTCGGCTGGCGGGTGGCGTTCGGCCTGGGCGCGGTGCTCGGCGTGGTGATCCTGCTGGTCCGCCGGCACGTGCCGGAGAGCCCACGCTGGCTGTTCATCCACGGCCGGGCGGACGAGGCGAACCACCTCGTCGACTCGGTCGAGGCCGAGGTGGAACGGGAGACCGGCAGGGACCTCGCCGAGGCCGACAACTACATCGAGATCCGGCAGCGCAAGAGCACGAACTTCCTGGAGATCGCGAAGACGCTGTTCCGCCGCTACCCGAAGCGTGCCACGCTGGGCTTCTCGCTCTTCATCGGGCAGGCGTTCCTCTACAACGCGATCACGTTCGGCTTCGCCCAGATCCTGCAGACCTTCTTCGACGTCCCGCCCGGCAGCAGCGGCTACTACTTCGCGGTCATCGCGGTCGGCAACCTGCTCGGCCCGCTGCTGCTCGGCAAGCTGTTCGACACGGTCGGTCGGGTGCCGATGATCGCCGGGTCGTACCTCGGCTCGGGCGTGCTGCTGCTCGGCACCGCCTGGCTGTTCCACTCCGGCGTGCTCAGCGCGGTGACCATGACCGCCTGCTGGTGCGTGGTGCTCTTCTTCGCCTCGGCCGGGGCCAGCGCGGCGTACCTGACGGTCAGCGAGATCTTCCCGATGGAGACGCGGGCCATGGCGATCGCGTTCTTCTACGCGATCGGCACCGCCGCCGGTGGCATCACCGGTCCGCTGCTCTTCGCCAAGCTGGTCGGCAGCGGCCAGGTCGGCGACACCGTGCTCGCGTTCGTCATCGGCGCCTCCATCATGATCATCGGTGGTCTGGTGGAGTTGGCGCTCGGCGTCAAGGCCGAAGGGAAGTCCCTGGAGGACCTGGCCACCCCGCTCAGCGCCGAACAGGCCGGGGTGCCGTCGCAGCGCGGCGCCGACAGCCCCACCCCGACCACCGGCGCGAGCGCCGGCTGA
- a CDS encoding MMPL family transporter, which translates to MGRRPVTVRLARWSAEHPWRAIALWVVFVAVCFVGGNAAGLNEATDADQAIGEFGRAELIVDSGGFHRAATENVLITARSGALDPAAAKAAAQDAAGRLRQVEGVASVGTPTPSRDGSALLLPITMSGDPATAGDRVGPLRDTTAQVQAAHPQLRVEEVGGPSIDKALDDTLGKDFKRAELLSLPVTLAILIIAFGALIAAGVPVLLALSSVAAAMGLSTLASHLVPATDTTASVILLIGMAVGVDYSLFYVRREREERARGRSGLDAVEIAAETSGHAVVVSGTAVVIAMAGLLLAQDAIFSSLAVGSILVVAVAVLGSLTVLPALLAKLGRWVDRPRVPLLWRLTTPRPGRRPRFWPAVLRPALRAPVATLLVSVALLLALAAPALGMKLKFPGTEDVPRTTAAMQAYDRLAAAFPSNGTSHTVAVRAPAEQADRVRDALTGLAARTAADPLFAPAEGDGPEIRVSADRRVSVLEVATPFASRSDEAARSLRELREDLVPAALGGVPGVEYAVGGGVAASADYADHIWAKLPVVAAFVLVLTFLVMAWTFRSVVVALTSILLNLLSVGAAYGLLVLVFQSHWAEGLLGFTSMDAIVTWLPLFLFVVLFGLSMDYHVFVVSRIREAVDRGMPNREAVAYGITSSAPVVTSAAIVMVGVFSIFATLSMIDFKQLGIGLAAAILLDATIIRAVVLPSVMTLLGDANWWAPRFLRRRTAAPPVEPPPAPAPELVGAR; encoded by the coding sequence ATGGGCAGGCGACCGGTGACCGTGCGGCTGGCACGGTGGAGTGCGGAGCACCCCTGGCGGGCCATCGCGCTGTGGGTGGTCTTCGTCGCGGTGTGCTTCGTCGGCGGCAACGCCGCCGGGCTGAACGAGGCGACCGACGCGGACCAGGCGATCGGCGAGTTCGGGCGGGCCGAGCTGATCGTCGACAGTGGCGGCTTCCACCGGGCGGCCACCGAGAACGTGCTGATCACCGCGCGGTCTGGCGCGCTCGACCCGGCCGCGGCGAAGGCCGCCGCGCAGGACGCCGCGGGCCGGCTGCGGCAGGTCGAGGGCGTCGCCTCGGTGGGTACGCCGACGCCGTCGCGGGACGGGAGCGCGCTGCTGCTGCCGATCACCATGTCCGGCGATCCGGCGACCGCCGGGGACCGGGTGGGGCCGTTGCGGGACACCACCGCCCAGGTGCAGGCGGCCCATCCGCAGTTGCGGGTGGAGGAGGTCGGCGGCCCGTCGATCGACAAGGCGCTCGACGACACGCTCGGCAAGGACTTCAAACGGGCCGAGCTGCTCAGCCTGCCGGTGACGCTGGCCATCCTGATCATCGCGTTCGGCGCGTTGATCGCCGCCGGCGTGCCGGTGCTGCTCGCGCTCTCCTCGGTGGCCGCCGCGATGGGGCTCTCCACGCTCGCCTCGCACCTGGTGCCGGCCACCGACACCACGGCCAGCGTGATCCTGCTGATCGGCATGGCGGTGGGCGTGGACTACTCGCTGTTCTACGTGCGGCGGGAGCGCGAGGAACGGGCCAGGGGGAGATCCGGCCTGGACGCGGTGGAGATCGCGGCGGAGACCTCCGGGCACGCCGTGGTCGTCTCCGGCACCGCCGTGGTCATCGCGATGGCCGGGCTGCTGCTCGCCCAGGACGCCATCTTCTCGTCGCTGGCCGTCGGCTCGATCCTGGTGGTCGCGGTGGCGGTGCTCGGCTCACTGACCGTGCTGCCGGCGCTGCTGGCCAAACTGGGCCGCTGGGTGGACCGGCCCCGGGTGCCGCTGCTGTGGCGGCTGACCACCCCGCGTCCCGGGCGGCGTCCCCGCTTCTGGCCGGCCGTGCTCCGGCCGGCGCTGCGCGCCCCGGTGGCCACCCTGCTGGTGTCGGTGGCGCTGCTGCTCGCCCTGGCCGCGCCCGCGTTGGGCATGAAGCTGAAGTTCCCCGGGACCGAGGACGTGCCGCGCACCACGGCGGCCATGCAGGCGTACGACCGGCTCGCCGCGGCCTTCCCGAGCAACGGCACCAGCCACACGGTGGCCGTGCGGGCGCCCGCCGAACAGGCCGACCGGGTGCGGGACGCACTGACCGGGCTGGCCGCCCGCACCGCCGCCGACCCGCTCTTCGCGCCGGCCGAGGGGGACGGCCCGGAGATCAGGGTGTCGGCGGACCGGCGGGTGTCGGTGCTGGAGGTGGCCACCCCGTTCGCCAGCCGCTCGGACGAGGCGGCCCGCTCCCTGCGCGAGCTGCGCGAGGATCTGGTGCCGGCCGCGTTGGGCGGCGTCCCCGGCGTGGAGTACGCGGTCGGTGGCGGGGTGGCCGCGAGTGCGGACTACGCCGACCACATCTGGGCGAAGCTGCCGGTGGTCGCGGCGTTCGTGCTGGTGCTGACGTTCCTGGTGATGGCCTGGACGTTCCGCTCGGTGGTGGTGGCGCTCACCTCGATCCTGCTGAACCTGCTCTCCGTCGGCGCCGCGTACGGGCTGCTGGTGCTGGTCTTCCAGAGCCACTGGGCGGAGGGGCTGCTCGGATTCACCTCGATGGACGCGATCGTCACCTGGCTGCCGCTGTTCCTGTTCGTGGTGCTGTTCGGGCTCTCCATGGACTACCACGTCTTCGTGGTCAGCCGGATCCGCGAGGCGGTCGACCGGGGCATGCCCAACCGCGAGGCGGTGGCGTACGGGATCACGTCCTCGGCGCCGGTGGTGACCAGCGCGGCGATCGTGATGGTCGGGGTCTTCTCGATCTTCGCCACGCTCAGCATGATCGACTTCAAGCAGCTCGGCATCGGGCTGGCGGCGGCGATCCTGCTGGACGCCACGATCATCCGCGCGGTGGTGCTGCCGTCGGTGATGACGCTGCTGGGCGACGCGAACTGGTGGGCGCCGCGCTTCCTGCGCCGTCGGACGGCCGCCCCGCCGGTCGAGCCGCCGCCCGCGCCGGCACCGGAGCTGGTCGGCGCCCGCTGA